CCCGTGATCGCAAGAGCATGTCTGTCTTGGTTGGTAAGGGTAATGATAAGAAACTCCTGGTCAAGGGCGCTCCCGAATCAGTTATCGATCGCTGCACACAGACTCTCGTTGGCTccaatggcaagaaggtTGCACTTACCAAGAAGATTGCAGACCGCCTGATGAGCGAGATTGTACGATATGGTAACAACGGTCTTCGAGTCATCGCTCTCGCCAGCATCGACAAGGTGGCCGAGAACCCTCTTCTGCACACTGCTTCTTCTACCGAACAATATGCCCAGCTTGAACAGAACATGACTTTCCTTGGCCTCGTCTGCATGCTTGATCCTCCCAGAGAGGAGGTTCCTGGCGCTGTACAGAAGTGCAAGGATGCTGGTATTCgtgtcatcgtcatcactgGAGACAACCGTAACACCGCTGAAAGCATTTGCCGCCAGATTGGTGTTTTCGGTCAGCATGAGGATCTTACTGGAAAGAGCTACACCGGCCGTGAGTTTGACCAGTTGTCCCCTAGCGAGCAACTTGAAGCTGCTAAGCGTGCCTCTCTGTTCTCCCGTGTTGAACCCAGCCACAAATCTCGACTGGTCGATCTACTTCAATCTCTTGGCGAAGTTGTTGCTATGACTGGCGATGGTGTCAACGATGCCCCTGCTCTGAAGAAGGCCGATATCGGTGTTGCGATGGGCTCAGGAACTGATGTCTCCAAGCTGGCTGCCGACATGGTTCTTGCGGACAGCAACTTTGCCACTATCGAGGTAGCCATCGAGGAGGGTCGTTCCATTTACAACAACACTCAGCAGTTCATCCGGTATCTGATCTCGTCCAATATTGGTGAGGTCGTCTCGATTTTCCTGACGGCTGCTCTTGGTATGCCCGAGGCTCTCGTTCCAGTTCAACTTCTTTGGGTCAACCTCGTCACCGATGGTCTGCCTGCCACCGCTCTGTCTTTCAACCCCCCTGACCACGACATCATGAAGCGTCGTCCTCGCAAGAGGGATGAAGCTCTGATTGGCGGATGGCTCTTCTTCCGGTATCTCGTCATTGGTACCTATGTTGGTCTTGCTACGGTTGCTGGCTATGCTTGGTGGTTCATGTATAACCCGGAGGGTCCTCAGATCACTTTCCGCCAACTCACACGCTTCCACCACTGCTCAGCTGATTTCCCCGAAATTGGCTGCTCCATGTTCTCCAACGACATGGCCAAGGCAGCTTCAACGGTCTCATTGTCTATCCTGGTTGTGATTGAAATGTTTAACGCCATCAACGCGCTGTCATCTAGCGAGTCTCTCCTCACTCTGCCCCTTTGGAAGAACATGATGCTCGTTTATGCCATCACTCTGTCCATGGCCTTGCATTTTGCTCTCGTCTATATTCCCTTCCTTCAAGGCCTGTTCTCCATTGTGCCCCTGAACGCTTTGGAATGGAAGGCAGTTGTTGCCATCAGCGCCCCTGTTGTGTAAGTTCAACGTGCTGCTATTTCGTGACAGCCAGCTAACTTGATACAGACTTCTCGACGAGATactcaaggccattgagcgACAGTTCTTCATGCAGACAACAACTGACATTTCCCTTAAGACAAAGAAGGAACAATAGAACTGTGTGGATAGATGGATCGGCGATGAAAAACTGGCGAAATGTCAGCATTGACTAGAATCTACATGTATCATATTCTGACCAATTCGGAGAGCTGCGATTAGACCTAGACGGCCACATTGGCCTCCGATATAACGAAATCCAAATTTCTGTTTCCATGCCATTCAGTATACCAAGAAAGAAGTATCTCAGTAAGCAAACATCGGACAAGGGGCATGAGCGGCTTTTATATTCTTGACGTATTATACATGTATATAAATATCTATTTGCTGGCTGTATTTTCAAATTCAGATGTCATGTTTCTTCGTGGATCAGCTCACCAATAGCCTTGCTCTCCTCCATAATCTCTCTGGCCTCTGAGGCGGATACATCCATATCCTCCATGATCAATTGTACAGCAAGTTCAGCTACCAACACCGACTGGATAAAGGCTGCAGAACCACGACCGGCGATGACACGATCTTTTGTAGCATTCTCTTTCAGCGATTCACCAAACTCCTCCACGAGGTAATCGCACATGAGCTTGCAGCCTCTTGGGCCATAGTAACCTGGGTTAAGGTTACCCTCCTTCTTGAGTGACCTCGCCTGGCCTGTTTCGATTTTCTCTGCCAGAATATCACGGAAAAACGACTGTTTACCATTGACGATCTTGGTCAAGTATGCCCGATGGTCATCCAGTCGGCCTTCAAGACGGCTCCAGTCGACATGAGGATAGCCTCTTTCACGCCATGTGTCCAAGGCAGTTTCTTTCTTGTGTTTAGCACAGAACCTTGTTTGCATCAGCACGTTCAGTCTCCTCCCCTTAGAATAATCCTTGAGAGCCTGTTCCGACACGAGGTCCCCACACCACGGGCATTTCGTCATTCTATCTTCCAAACTGTTCTTGTCTGTAAGGGGCTCCTCGCTGATGGTTTCCGTGTCGCTAAGTTCATCTAGATCTGATAAGACTGGCGACGATGTACTACCTATATCGCTATTGCTGGTCTGCATCCCATCAATCTCGGCTGGCGCAACGAATGTGGGTGGCTTGTACTCGGGCGTCTTGGGTTGATCCTTTTGTTTCTTAGGGATGGCCACTGGTTTCCAGACACCTATTCGATTCTGAGACGGCGAGCACGACCCGCTCTGGCTGTTTTGTGAAagcctggtggtggtgagaaCTACATGGCTTTTTGTTGGAGTAGTAGATGGACCGCGGCTTGTGGGTTTCGTTTCTGTGttccctttctttttggGGGTCCCCAAGTCATCCCGGGGTGCAGGTCTTAGAGAAACCTCCGACTTTGTGGGACTACTGAAAGATTCTTGTGAAACAGGTTTGAAAGTCGGCTTTTCTTCCGTCTGGGAGCTATGCAATACGCCGTCTTCTTCGGTCTTCTCATGTATAGGCTCGCCCTTTGTCACTTTTGTCTTCCCTATATACGGATTAATAAGAAAGTGACACGGTCGCCAGTTTGACGAACCTTTCTTCACTTGAGAACTTTGCGAACTACGAGAAGCTTGCGATCCTCGAGGTTGTGAGCTCCCATATTTTGCTTTGCTGTTGCCTGCATTGGTAAATCCCCAAGAGTTGTTGAAGTGATTCGCAGAGCCATTCCCGGATTTGCCTTCAACTTTCCTTCGTTTCACgctcgaggaagatgcttcCGCATGGCTTCCTGCTTTCAgtatcttttcttccttttggTTCACCTTTCGAGTGATATTCCTACGACTTTTACTGCTACTCGGGTCGCGGAAGGCTGTGCGCTTGATATCTCCACGAGCTGAAGTTTCTGGTTCGGAATCATCAGACTGCTCGATTGGCGTCTGGGACTGAGAGCCACTTggtctcagcctcaagtcTGCGGGTAAGGGTATATcgtcttcagcctcatcttcgGAAGACATGGGCGGAGCGTTGACATCGTCAGGTTGCTGTTCAAGCTTTCGCTTTTCACAGCCACGAATCTGGGAAAGAAGCGGCGGTGGCCGTTGGTATCTGCTTAAGCCCGTCACTCTGCCAGCCATTGCAGATCGATGCTCCCTTTGCGAAACCGAGATGAAAATGTAAGGGTCTGGGAATGGACTTTAAGTGCGGTGGTGAGAGATTTGACGTTTAGACGCTTCTGAAACGAAGGTACCTCAAAGGCTAGAGCATCGCCATGAGAGGTTtcaaagcaaagcaaagcaaacaaagaaagaaagaaagaaatcaaaAGAATGTGAGTGTATGAGCAAAGATTTGATACGgcagcttcctccttgaAACGACAACTTATCAACTGTGTTTGTTCCTTCCTTCACTGGCCAGGTAAGTTTCACTGAGACGTTGCTGGAATTCCCCACTCGCCCTCGGCGAGTCAGCGCGCGTCTGATTAAACGCGCCTGCGCCCTGCAACCCACCTCTGAATCCCTAGGGTCTAACGTCGTCAGGGGATCCAATAGGTAAGTGCACAGTGAAGTATTAAATTGGCGCTACCTAACGTACCTATGGATTGTTATGCTAATGGTCAATGCTTCAACCACTTCGGAAGCCGAAAAGGGATACAACTGGACAGTGCTTGGTTTCACTGCCATTTCCATTGTTGTCAGAAGCCAAGTACAAAGTGATACACCTTCACCTTACAATATCACAACAAGTTTATGTCAGAATAAAGCTCTGTAACCAGAGGCCCTGGTCGACGTATCGGTTGCCTCCTACTCAAATCTCCCTTAGTAGTGGAAATGGCTCTTAATCGGAAGTACGCTGCTCTTCCAGATCTGGTGAGTTGTTACCTCTGGCACAAAGAGAGCTCAAAAGTGCTAATGACCCAACCTAGGATTCCGCTCCAGACATTTATGAGACGCCGGAACTCACAGATGACAACTCTACAGTCCCtgtgagcttcttctggttgCATATACGGTCGGTTGACAGTCATTAACGTGTCTCTAGACAACCACTGCTCGAACCCATTCGGACGACGAGTTCTACGATATCGAGGATGAGACACCTGGTATCTCCCGATCCAGGCTGCGAATAGATGAAGCGCGTTCTCGCTTTCTTCCCACCAACGTTGACGCGAACGGAGTCGACTTCTCGGACCGAGTCGACGGAAAACGCAAGGCGTACAAGGTGTCCAGTCGAAGACAAAGAATACTGCAGGACGGCACCCAGGAGCTTGGCGATCTctctgatgacgacgacgatgagagtCTAGAGCGCCGAATTGCCCGCCTGAAGCgcgaagtggaagaagcaaagaacGAATATGCGAAGCGAAAGGCAGAATCACAAACAAAGGAAAACATTGACGCCACCACCGGTGACGACAGACTGGCTTCCCTCAGCCAAGTCTTGGACGAGATATCGCAACCCACCGGTCGGCCACATTCGATTCGGATTCCAGGGACGAATGCAACTTCAGATTCTGAAGAGAAGACCGAGGCACCTTCAGCAGAGGATGCAACTTATACTTTAATGTACGAACCGACGTATGAACAAAGCCATGCATTAGCCAAGGCAACTGATTTCGACCGTCGATTATTGATACTGGAGCGGGGACTTGGAATCAATGCTTCATTGATGCCAGAGTCTGACGCTAGTGGTCTTCCTCGTGCAATTCTGCCTACTTTGAACTCTATGAACAAGCAAATTTCTACACTCGCCGAAGCTTCGACAGCCAATTTGGATGCAATCAGTCGGCGTGTACGAACACTGGCCCAAGAGCAGGACAAGCTGAATGACTCTCGGGAGAAGGCCAGATCATTGagagaagagcttggtcgAAATGGCTCCTCAGCTCAGAGTGAAGAGACTGAGCAGGAAGCCAAAATCAATGCC
This genomic interval from Fusarium verticillioides 7600 chromosome 1, whole genome shotgun sequence contains the following:
- a CDS encoding Ca2+ transporting ATPase, sarcoplasmic/endoplasmic reticulum, with protein sequence MESAFAKPVGDVLTNFNVNEATGLSDSQVTELRNKHGRNSIPEEPPTPLWELILEQFKDQLVLILLGSAAVSFVLALFDDEEGWSAFVDPVVILTILILNGVVGVSQESSAEKAIAALQEYSANEANVVRNGGHVSRVKAEELVPGDIVTVSIGDRIPADCRVISIESNSFSVDQAVLTGESESVGKRASTVIEDEKAVLQDQTNMLFSGTTVVTGRARAIVVLTGPNTAIGDIHESITAQISEPTPLKQKLNDFGDSLAKVITVICILVWLINIPNFNDPSHGNWTKGAIYYLKIAVSLGVAAIPEGLAVVITTCLALGTRKMAAKNAVVRSLPSVETLGSCSVICSDKTGTLTTNQMSVSKVLHLNEDGSGLDELDVEGTTFAPRGAIKSNGVVVQDLPNSSATIRQMAQVAAICNDAQLAYDSRSATFSSIGEPTEGALRVLVEKIGPCAPTDTRPEDCVHYASAAYQKELPRLATYEFSRDRKSMSVLVGKGNDKKLLVKGAPESVIDRCTQTLVGSNGKKVALTKKIADRLMSEIVRYGNNGLRVIALASIDKVAENPLLHTASSTEQYAQLEQNMTFLGLVCMLDPPREEVPGAVQKCKDAGIRVIVITGDNRNTAESICRQIGVFGQHEDLTGKSYTGREFDQLSPSEQLEAAKRASLFSRVEPSHKSRLVDLLQSLGEVVAMTGDGVNDAPALKKADIGVAMGSGTDVSKLAADMVLADSNFATIEVAIEEGRSIYNNTQQFIRYLISSNIGEVVSIFLTAALGMPEALVPVQLLWVNLVTDGLPATALSFNPPDHDIMKRRPRKRDEALIGGWLFFRYLVIGTYVGLATVAGYAWWFMYNPEGPQITFRQLTRFHHCSADFPEIGCSMFSNDMAKAASTVSLSILVVIEMFNAINALSSSESLLTLPLWKNMMLVYAITLSMALHFALVYIPFLQGLFSIVPLNALEWKAVVAISAPVVLLDEILKAIERQFFMQTTTDISLKTKKEQ